One genomic segment of Photobacterium sp. DA100 includes these proteins:
- a CDS encoding efflux RND transporter periplasmic adaptor subunit yields the protein MKRITIAGIVIGSALLGGCNTSTSSPSERQEHPLLSVDTLTLTPSDHYSVEREYVGLVQAGQQANLGVELGGKVARILVDVGDSVQASEPLLVLDTQLLITQADELRAQQSQITAQLDLVEANLKRQQSLKQKGFSADADIDTLSSQRKALQASFRQLSAALTANQLRQEKSTVYAPYDGIVSARHVSTGDVINTGAPTLTLLASTSKEAHIGIPAKQLAKLNNHHNNHDSWKLQIGPESYPVTLLNPGARIDSGSRTVKLRFALPESAEVIDGQLAYLQFSDVHEKPGYWIPLSAMTDGLRGTWNVFVMLGEDKRHVVERRSIQVLHANDSYAYVTGALTTGERLIANGLHRLVPGQAVQPVKKLPLPLNTRDEAAL from the coding sequence ATGAAAAGGATAACAATCGCCGGTATCGTGATCGGTTCCGCATTGCTGGGTGGATGCAATACCTCAACCTCGTCACCATCAGAGCGGCAGGAACACCCGCTGCTGAGTGTAGATACGCTAACGTTAACTCCGTCAGATCATTACAGCGTTGAACGGGAATACGTCGGCTTGGTCCAAGCTGGACAACAAGCTAATTTAGGCGTAGAGCTCGGCGGTAAAGTCGCACGAATTTTGGTCGATGTCGGAGATAGTGTTCAAGCGAGTGAGCCACTGCTTGTTCTCGATACCCAACTTTTGATCACCCAGGCTGATGAACTGCGCGCCCAACAGTCACAGATAACGGCGCAACTGGATTTGGTTGAAGCAAACTTAAAACGCCAGCAGTCACTCAAACAAAAAGGCTTCAGTGCCGATGCTGACATTGATACGCTCAGCAGTCAGCGCAAGGCACTACAAGCTAGCTTCAGACAACTCAGTGCTGCGCTTACAGCCAACCAGCTGAGGCAGGAAAAATCGACCGTCTATGCCCCTTACGATGGTATCGTCAGTGCCCGTCATGTATCGACGGGCGATGTTATCAATACCGGCGCCCCTACCCTTACCCTGCTAGCATCTACCAGCAAAGAAGCCCATATCGGTATACCTGCCAAGCAACTGGCCAAGTTAAACAACCATCACAACAACCATGACAGCTGGAAATTACAGATCGGCCCAGAGAGTTACCCCGTCACACTGTTGAATCCCGGTGCGCGTATCGATAGTGGTTCACGCACCGTCAAGCTCCGCTTTGCTTTGCCTGAGTCGGCCGAAGTCATCGATGGCCAATTGGCCTACCTGCAGTTTAGTGACGTTCACGAAAAGCCAGGGTATTGGATCCCGCTTTCGGCTATGACAGACGGCCTACGTGGTACTTGGAATGTCTTTGTCATGCTTGGTGAAGACAAACGACATGTGGTCGAACGCCGTTCCATCCAAGTGCTGCATGCCAACGACAGCTATGCCTATGTCACTGGCGCCCTGACAACGGGTGAGCGACTGATTGCGAATGGCCTCCACCGGCTTGTCCCTGGCCAGGCCGTGCAACCGGTAAAAAAGTTGCCGCTTCCTCTAAATACTCGCGATGAGGCCGCGCTATGA
- a CDS encoding TetR/AcrR family transcriptional regulator has translation MKAATELFCEQGYGISMDTIAERAQVSKQTVYAHFRTKDELFDTCIRAKCTANQLDISLLDDPREPDKVLEEFAWRFQNMLLSDEALNTYKTAVRQSDTHPDLARVYVNAGPRNTTEMVAAYLGQLSARGVLQPDLNCNDAALQFLLMCHGKAVYWAYLGQDSLETEQERRAYLKSCVSMFLLGYKSSKG, from the coding sequence TTGAAGGCTGCCACAGAGTTATTCTGTGAGCAGGGTTATGGCATCAGCATGGATACCATTGCGGAAAGGGCGCAGGTTTCAAAGCAAACCGTGTATGCGCATTTCAGGACGAAGGATGAGCTTTTTGACACCTGTATCAGAGCCAAATGTACAGCAAATCAGCTAGATATTAGCTTGCTGGATGACCCTAGAGAGCCAGATAAAGTATTGGAGGAGTTTGCTTGGCGGTTCCAGAATATGCTGCTGAGTGATGAGGCGTTGAATACCTATAAAACAGCAGTGCGGCAAAGTGATACCCATCCAGATCTTGCCAGGGTTTATGTGAATGCCGGGCCCAGAAATACGACAGAAATGGTGGCAGCCTATCTCGGCCAGCTTAGCGCAAGAGGGGTGCTACAGCCTGATTTGAATTGCAATGATGCCGCTTTGCAGTTTTTGCTGATGTGTCACGGCAAGGCTGTATACTGGGCCTATCTAGGGCAGGACAGCCTGGAAACAGAGCAGGAAAGAAGAGCCTATTTAAAGTCATGTGTCTCAATGTTTTTACTAGGCTATAAAAGTTCCAAAGGTTAA
- a CDS encoding transporter substrate-binding domain-containing protein: MSLLSGVAHAAKSRLTEIIDRGVLRVGTTGDWSPMTVRDPATNFYRGFDIDITTELAKDLGVTVEYVPTTWKKLVNGVVTDKYDMTGSASLNMHRARLAGYSNTYYQLAFVPVVAKANEKRFRKWSDFNSSSVILTTTAGTVQQSLVEELLPNARKHASENAKLTHQYLLDNKTTAIVTSNIEAATLVKRYPQLSVAKVDGMRLPTPIAMLLPKDDQVWINYVNHWIELKQTQGFFDRVAEKWGLVKLDMR, encoded by the coding sequence ATGTCACTGCTTTCTGGGGTGGCTCATGCCGCGAAAAGCCGGTTGACGGAGATTATTGACCGGGGCGTTCTGCGGGTGGGAACGACGGGGGATTGGAGCCCGATGACGGTACGCGATCCTGCCACAAACTTTTACCGCGGGTTTGATATCGATATCACCACCGAGCTGGCCAAGGATTTGGGGGTAACGGTGGAATACGTTCCTACGACCTGGAAAAAACTGGTCAACGGTGTTGTGACTGATAAATACGATATGACCGGCAGTGCTTCGCTGAATATGCACCGTGCCAGGTTGGCCGGCTACAGTAATACCTACTATCAACTGGCATTTGTACCTGTGGTAGCCAAAGCGAACGAGAAACGTTTTCGTAAGTGGAGTGACTTCAATTCGTCGTCGGTCATCCTTACCACCACGGCAGGTACGGTTCAGCAAAGCTTAGTCGAAGAACTACTGCCCAACGCGCGCAAGCATGCCAGCGAAAACGCAAAACTAACCCACCAATACCTGCTCGATAACAAAACCACCGCGATAGTGACCTCGAACATCGAAGCTGCGACACTGGTCAAACGTTATCCTCAGCTGAGCGTGGCCAAAGTCGATGGGATGCGTTTGCCAACGCCGATAGCCATGCTGCTGCCCAAGGATGATCAAGTTTGGATCAACTACGTCAATCACTGGATCGAGCTGAAGCAGACCCAGGGGTTTTTTGATCGTGTTGCCGAAAAATGGGGCCTGGTCAAATTAGATATGCGATAG
- a CDS encoding Na+/H+ antiporter NhaC family protein, producing MAQPEITSLIPIIITLALSLTTRNVVIGLFGGVFSGVVMLNGIAPLATFGTLVKDYLVPQLTDSYNAGVIVLLVFIGGFVALMEQSGGGQAFAAKVTHWVSSKCRAQLSSWFGGIFIFFSDLGTPLIVGPVFRPLFDKLKLSRQKLAFIIDSTSSPVAILIPFIGWGVYIMGLLQKEFTALDVAVTDWEAFVKAIPFQFYAFLAIFIVPLVAFKKLDFGPMAIAEQKAKQGIITGTSSETLNTFTHKNAKASFVFAPLLVMASVLILMLAPLGFPFEKVSGSVFRAALSSAYFFAAITLISLMAFHGVRKLNDGIGVYLKGMGNMMQVAIVLILAWTLSSVGKELGTAAYIAEQAQAGFPYWLVPAVAFLLSAIISFATGSSWGTFAIMMPLVIPTAIAIDAPLYACIGAVLSGGLFGDHCSPISETTILSSTGSGCDQFEHFRTQLPYALLNGTIALLSFVAAGLMPSPTVLVFALIAQAGMVYLVSKWHRSRYVEPTTLTEA from the coding sequence ATGGCTCAACCTGAAATTACCTCCCTCATTCCCATCATCATTACCCTTGCCCTATCCCTCACAACACGAAACGTTGTCATCGGTTTGTTTGGCGGTGTTTTCAGTGGGGTTGTAATGCTCAATGGTATTGCTCCATTAGCGACCTTCGGCACTTTGGTCAAAGACTACTTGGTACCTCAGCTGACCGACAGCTATAACGCCGGCGTCATCGTTTTGCTGGTCTTTATCGGTGGTTTTGTTGCTTTGATGGAGCAGTCCGGTGGCGGCCAGGCCTTTGCTGCCAAGGTGACACATTGGGTAAGCAGCAAATGCCGAGCCCAACTATCCTCTTGGTTTGGTGGTATTTTTATTTTCTTTTCCGATTTGGGCACGCCGCTGATTGTTGGGCCTGTTTTCCGTCCGTTATTTGACAAGCTCAAGCTTTCTCGGCAAAAGCTCGCATTTATTATTGACTCCACCTCATCCCCTGTCGCGATATTGATCCCCTTCATTGGCTGGGGTGTTTATATCATGGGCTTGCTGCAAAAAGAGTTCACAGCTTTGGATGTCGCAGTTACTGATTGGGAAGCATTCGTCAAGGCTATTCCTTTCCAGTTCTATGCATTTTTAGCTATTTTCATCGTACCCCTAGTCGCATTCAAGAAGCTTGATTTTGGTCCTATGGCTATTGCAGAGCAAAAAGCCAAGCAAGGTATAATTACCGGAACCAGTAGCGAAACGCTTAACACCTTCACGCATAAAAATGCAAAGGCCTCCTTCGTATTTGCCCCTCTTCTTGTTATGGCGTCAGTACTCATTTTAATGCTGGCACCACTCGGTTTTCCGTTTGAGAAGGTGTCCGGTTCAGTATTCCGCGCTGCGCTTTCAAGTGCCTATTTCTTCGCCGCTATTACACTTATCTCGCTGATGGCGTTCCATGGCGTGCGTAAACTCAATGACGGTATTGGTGTATATCTCAAAGGCATGGGAAATATGATGCAAGTGGCTATCGTACTCATCCTTGCCTGGACACTGAGCAGCGTGGGTAAAGAGCTTGGTACTGCCGCTTATATTGCAGAGCAAGCCCAAGCAGGCTTCCCGTACTGGCTGGTACCTGCCGTTGCTTTCTTGCTATCTGCGATCATTTCTTTCGCGACTGGATCATCTTGGGGGACTTTCGCCATCATGATGCCACTTGTTATCCCGACAGCAATTGCCATCGATGCCCCATTGTATGCCTGTATCGGAGCGGTGCTGTCCGGTGGGCTATTTGGCGATCACTGCTCGCCGATCTCAGAAACCACTATTTTGTCTTCGACAGGATCAGGCTGTGATCAGTTTGAGCACTTCAGAACCCAGCTACCCTATGCACTGCTCAATGGCACGATTGCTTTGCTGAGCTTTGTCGCCGCAGGCCTGATGCCAAGCCCGACAGTCCTGGTATTCGCGCTTATCGCTCAGGCAGGCATGGTATACCTAGTGTCAAAATGGCACCGTTCCAGATACGTCGAGCCGACAACCCTGACCGAAGCATAG
- a CDS encoding beta-phosphoglucomutase family hydrolase, with product MDLSSYKGIIFDMDGTLVDSMPAHLEAWEKTCAIHEIPFDRNWFYELGGMPSIRIAQEINRSFRQNFDTERLANTKYKFYDEIAYKAEVIESVYQVLLDHKGSKKMAVGTGSRLFNAEPLLGQTGILPMLDALVTADDVVNHKPNPDTFLEAAKRIGVTPHECVVFEDTELGQKAALAAGMDCYLVVDGEITTLTKATR from the coding sequence ATGGATTTATCAAGCTACAAAGGAATTATTTTCGATATGGATGGCACGTTGGTTGACTCAATGCCTGCACATCTCGAGGCATGGGAGAAGACCTGTGCGATTCATGAGATACCCTTTGATCGCAATTGGTTCTACGAGTTAGGCGGAATGCCTAGCATCCGCATTGCCCAGGAGATCAACCGCAGCTTCCGCCAGAACTTTGATACAGAACGCCTCGCCAATACCAAATACAAATTCTACGATGAAATTGCCTACAAGGCTGAAGTGATTGAGTCGGTATACCAAGTTCTGCTCGACCATAAAGGCAGCAAAAAAATGGCAGTAGGAACGGGAAGCCGCCTGTTCAATGCCGAGCCGCTTCTTGGCCAAACCGGGATTTTGCCTATGCTCGATGCATTGGTTACCGCTGATGATGTCGTCAACCACAAGCCTAACCCCGATACCTTCCTTGAAGCCGCCAAACGTATCGGTGTTACACCACATGAATGCGTGGTGTTCGAAGACACAGAATTAGGTCAGAAAGCTGCCCTGGCGGCAGGTATGGATTGTTATCTTGTCGTCGATGGTGAAATTACCACGTTGACCAAAGCAACACGCTAG
- a CDS encoding response regulator has product MTKTTVMVLEDDIRASYTLESTINQHPQFSVVAVSESYTDALLQFDAFKPDLVFVDITLPDGSGLALIRELRAQNVSCSFIMTTAEREAATVEQAVQLGVMDYLVKPIRMSRVNQALEDYLKYRRTLTTAATVDQNDIDQLFRKSPATQIRSTPKGIDATTLANLKQILLDEQLQDFSADDIGKKMNVSRITARRYLEFLETEGMIKLVLNYKTGGRPQRLYQLLH; this is encoded by the coding sequence ATGACAAAGACAACGGTAATGGTGCTGGAAGATGACATCCGCGCCAGCTACACCCTGGAGTCAACCATCAACCAACACCCGCAATTTTCAGTGGTGGCCGTCAGTGAAAGCTATACTGATGCCCTGTTGCAATTCGATGCTTTCAAACCCGATTTGGTGTTTGTAGACATCACCCTGCCTGATGGCAGCGGGCTGGCGCTTATCCGCGAGCTGCGTGCCCAGAATGTCAGCTGCAGCTTCATTATGACCACTGCAGAGCGAGAAGCCGCAACCGTCGAGCAGGCGGTACAGCTTGGGGTCATGGATTACCTGGTCAAGCCAATCCGCATGTCTCGGGTCAATCAGGCACTGGAAGATTATCTCAAATACCGCCGTACCCTGACCACGGCAGCTACCGTTGATCAGAATGATATTGATCAGCTGTTTCGGAAATCGCCCGCAACACAGATTCGCAGCACCCCCAAAGGGATCGACGCGACAACCTTGGCAAACCTCAAGCAGATATTGCTCGATGAGCAACTCCAGGACTTCTCAGCCGATGATATCGGCAAGAAAATGAATGTCAGCCGGATCACCGCCCGCCGCTATCTGGAGTTTCTGGAAACGGAGGGGATGATCAAGTTAGTACTCAATTACAAAACCGGCGGCAGACCCCAGCGGCTCTATCAACTGCTGCACTGA
- a CDS encoding sensor histidine kinase encodes MKLKSYLALTTLATTSSIVVVVTTFIFYLLQNAHIGGIEERGMELARVLAHDPVVIQAVKAKNSRQPFELQGYIEDIRSKTDASFIVVTDQQAMRLTHPDQEKIGLHFNGDDIYPTLNQGVDHTSVASGTLGKAIRNFSPILDDGRVIGVVNIGYMYDRSIGILMEQFGKIAGLVAIVYLLGVSITSAFVFKMKRTFLDYEPEIVVHKFREREMILNSIRDGILAIDNNHCITTMNHSASKMISMGKLGPHDYIGQPLSCFSTTLSHLVFSDNDSFHQGKFNIGKHTYRADIYPIKHNKGIRGHVIVFYANLDQNELEREVTYLKNYAELLRSKTHEYSNKLNVLSGMLQLGNFEKAVDFIQQETDSYQSIIRSIVTSVNDSAIAGLLMAKFNKASDLGVTFTLDDDTSLSSYEKAISEKLVTIIGNLIDNALLAAWQNRGQTPAEVQLYLSDRNQHIIIEVQDSGAGVPVEISDSILEFGVSSKHDDQQNGVGLYLVNQLVDYFHGSIDWERTEQDTTLFSLYLDKQITTRL; translated from the coding sequence ATGAAACTCAAGAGCTACCTTGCCCTTACCACCCTGGCGACAACATCTTCGATCGTCGTTGTTGTCACCACCTTTATCTTCTACCTGCTGCAAAACGCGCACATTGGCGGTATTGAAGAGCGGGGAATGGAGCTGGCCCGCGTCTTGGCCCATGACCCAGTGGTCATTCAAGCGGTCAAAGCCAAAAACAGCCGCCAGCCGTTCGAGCTACAGGGCTACATCGAAGATATTCGCAGCAAGACCGACGCTTCTTTCATTGTCGTGACCGATCAGCAGGCTATGCGCCTGACCCACCCTGACCAAGAGAAGATTGGGCTGCATTTTAACGGGGACGATATCTACCCGACCCTGAACCAAGGCGTAGACCATACCAGTGTGGCATCCGGCACGCTGGGTAAGGCCATCCGCAACTTTTCCCCTATCCTTGATGACGGTCGGGTGATCGGGGTCGTCAATATCGGTTATATGTATGACCGCAGCATCGGCATATTGATGGAGCAGTTTGGCAAGATTGCCGGGCTGGTCGCGATTGTTTACTTGTTGGGCGTTTCCATTACCAGTGCGTTTGTATTCAAAATGAAGCGTACCTTCCTTGATTACGAGCCCGAGATTGTGGTCCACAAGTTTCGCGAGCGCGAGATGATCCTTAACAGTATCCGCGATGGCATTCTCGCCATTGACAACAATCACTGTATTACCACCATGAACCACAGTGCCAGCAAAATGATCTCGATGGGGAAGCTCGGGCCACATGACTATATCGGCCAACCGCTTTCCTGCTTTTCAACCACCCTGAGCCATCTGGTATTTTCGGATAATGACAGCTTCCACCAAGGTAAATTCAATATTGGTAAGCATACTTATCGTGCTGATATCTATCCGATCAAACACAATAAGGGCATACGAGGCCATGTTATTGTCTTCTATGCCAACCTAGATCAAAATGAGCTGGAGCGTGAGGTCACCTATCTCAAAAACTATGCCGAACTGCTGCGCAGTAAAACCCACGAGTATTCCAACAAACTCAATGTCCTGTCAGGAATGCTGCAACTGGGCAACTTTGAGAAAGCCGTCGATTTTATTCAGCAAGAAACAGACAGTTACCAGTCCATTATCCGCAGTATCGTTACCTCGGTTAACGACAGTGCCATTGCCGGTCTGCTGATGGCCAAATTCAATAAGGCATCCGATCTCGGTGTCACCTTTACGCTAGATGACGATACCAGCCTGTCAAGCTACGAAAAGGCTATTTCGGAAAAGCTGGTGACGATTATCGGCAACCTGATTGACAATGCGCTGCTGGCCGCGTGGCAAAACCGCGGTCAAACGCCTGCGGAAGTCCAGCTCTATCTTAGCGATCGCAATCAGCATATCATTATCGAGGTACAAGACAGCGGTGCCGGGGTGCCGGTTGAGATCAGCGACTCAATTCTTGAGTTCGGCGTCAGCAGCAAGCACGACGACCAGCAAAACGGGGTTGGCCTTTACCTGGTCAATCAGCTTGTCGATTACTTCCACGGCAGTATCGACTGGGAACGCACAGAACAAGATACCACCTTGTTTAGCCTGTATTTAGACAAACAGATCACTACACGCTTATGA
- a CDS encoding 2-hydroxycarboxylate transporter family protein: MFSNNTMSHSDKRMMNVIFALSAAVILLATVQNNMPTGIIGAIGVMAVVGYILNVAGDKTPIVNQFFGGGAIVIIFGSSYIFHSGLIPHETADTITTFVKGGGFLSFFIASLVTGSILGMDTNVLKKAALKYIPVILGGVACAFLFAGIVGAALGHGFMESVMLIALPIMGGGMGAGAVPLVEIMSGNTGMSAEILLSKMVPALAIGNAIAIVMAGLLDKVGKFFPSLTGNGQLMRGKAEEKQEENDEQPISINVLGVGALLAITMYFVGSMLSSVISMHTYALMIIFVALVKVAGFMPRELERAAHGWYKFVVDNLTPALLVGIGVAYTDLNQIIESLSLVYFLMVFATVLGAIVGTAIIGRLMGFNPIEASITAGLCMANMGGTGDVAVLAASKRMELMPFAQISSRIGGAFMLILATMIIELLK, from the coding sequence ATGTTTTCCAATAACACCATGAGTCATAGCGACAAGCGTATGATGAATGTGATTTTTGCACTTTCTGCTGCAGTGATCTTACTGGCGACCGTGCAAAACAATATGCCAACCGGGATCATCGGCGCGATTGGCGTCATGGCCGTCGTTGGCTATATCCTCAATGTCGCAGGCGACAAAACCCCTATCGTCAACCAGTTCTTCGGTGGCGGTGCCATTGTTATCATTTTTGGCTCTTCATACATTTTCCACAGTGGCCTGATCCCTCATGAGACAGCTGATACCATTACCACCTTTGTCAAAGGCGGTGGCTTCCTGTCATTCTTCATCGCCAGCCTTGTCACCGGCTCAATTCTGGGCATGGACACCAATGTGCTAAAGAAAGCCGCCCTGAAGTACATTCCCGTTATCCTCGGCGGTGTCGCCTGTGCATTCCTGTTTGCCGGTATTGTCGGCGCAGCACTGGGCCACGGCTTTATGGAATCGGTAATGCTGATAGCCCTGCCAATTATGGGCGGCGGTATGGGTGCTGGCGCGGTGCCTCTGGTGGAGATCATGTCGGGCAACACCGGCATGAGTGCAGAGATTCTGCTGTCAAAGATGGTTCCTGCGCTGGCTATCGGTAATGCGATTGCGATTGTGATGGCCGGCCTGTTGGATAAAGTCGGTAAATTCTTCCCGTCGCTGACCGGCAACGGCCAGCTGATGCGCGGCAAAGCCGAAGAGAAGCAGGAAGAAAACGACGAGCAGCCAATTTCTATCAACGTACTTGGTGTCGGTGCCCTACTGGCTATTACCATGTACTTTGTTGGTTCAATGCTAAGCAGCGTGATCAGCATGCACACCTACGCGCTGATGATCATCTTCGTAGCGCTGGTCAAGGTGGCCGGCTTCATGCCGCGCGAGTTGGAACGTGCGGCCCACGGCTGGTACAAGTTTGTGGTTGATAACCTAACCCCTGCTCTGCTAGTCGGCATCGGTGTGGCGTATACCGACCTTAACCAAATCATCGAGTCCCTGAGCCTGGTTTACTTCCTGATGGTTTTTGCCACGGTACTCGGCGCGATTGTAGGTACGGCGATTATCGGCCGTCTGATGGGCTTCAACCCGATTGAGGCATCTATTACCGCAGGGCTTTGCATGGCTAATATGGGCGGTACTGGTGACGTAGCGGTGCTGGCCGCCAGCAAGCGTATGGAGCTGATGCCGTTTGCACAGATCTCCTCCCGTATCGGCGGTGCTTTCATGTTGATATTGGCGACCATGATAATCGAGTTGCTGAAATAG
- a CDS encoding serine/threonine transporter: MDTVKNNTVHSQSTTKAKLGWKKADTLWVLGLFGTAVGAGTLFLPINAGVGGLIPLLVMTVLALPMTYFAHRGMTRFVLSSSNPGADITEVVEEHFGAGMGKVITLLYFFAIYPILLVYSVALTNTVESFMINQLGIVPPARWILALALIVGLMAIVRLGEELIVKAMSMLVFPFVAVLLALALYLVPEWNGEIFNHVIPAEGGMTSVFMAVWLILPVMVFSFNHSPVISSFAVAMQKEHGENAEAQSRRVLQRAHIMMVVTVMFFVFSCVLSLSPANLAEAKAQNVSILTYLSNHFNTPMIAYAAPIVAIIAITKSFLGHYLGASEGLNGLVVKVTRSRGKEIGPKALNAFTAGFMLITTWAVATINPSILGMIESLGGPIIAMLLFIMPMYAIKKVPAMRKYSGAISNVFIVIIGLISISAIFYSLAQ; the protein is encoded by the coding sequence ATGGACACTGTGAAAAACAATACCGTTCATTCTCAATCAACCACGAAAGCAAAGCTTGGCTGGAAAAAAGCCGATACCCTATGGGTACTTGGCCTATTCGGTACCGCTGTTGGTGCAGGTACCCTGTTTCTGCCAATCAACGCCGGTGTCGGCGGCCTGATCCCGCTATTGGTAATGACAGTACTTGCGCTACCAATGACTTACTTCGCTCACCGCGGTATGACTCGTTTCGTGCTTTCGAGCTCCAACCCTGGCGCTGATATCACAGAGGTAGTAGAAGAGCATTTTGGTGCCGGTATGGGTAAAGTAATCACCCTACTTTACTTCTTTGCTATCTACCCGATTCTACTGGTATACAGTGTAGCTCTGACCAATACCGTAGAAAGCTTTATGATCAACCAGCTAGGCATTGTTCCACCAGCTCGCTGGATCCTGGCCCTGGCTCTGATTGTTGGCCTTATGGCAATTGTCCGTCTGGGTGAAGAGCTTATTGTTAAAGCAATGAGCATGCTGGTATTCCCGTTCGTAGCCGTTCTGTTGGCTCTTGCTCTGTACCTTGTTCCTGAGTGGAATGGTGAAATCTTTAACCACGTGATCCCTGCAGAAGGCGGTATGACGTCAGTCTTTATGGCTGTGTGGCTGATCCTGCCAGTTATGGTTTTCTCTTTTAACCACTCCCCAGTGATCTCGTCTTTTGCTGTTGCCATGCAAAAAGAGCACGGCGAAAATGCTGAAGCACAGTCACGCCGGGTACTGCAGCGTGCACACATCATGATGGTTGTAACTGTTATGTTCTTCGTGTTCAGTTGTGTGCTTTCTCTGTCTCCGGCAAACCTTGCTGAAGCGAAAGCACAAAATGTCTCGATCCTGACGTACCTATCTAACCACTTCAACACGCCAATGATTGCGTACGCAGCACCTATCGTTGCTATCATTGCAATCACCAAGTCTTTCCTTGGCCATTACCTTGGCGCCAGCGAAGGCCTGAACGGTTTGGTGGTTAAAGTGACACGTAGCCGTGGCAAGGAAATCGGCCCGAAAGCCCTTAATGCTTTCACCGCTGGCTTCATGCTGATCACAACTTGGGCAGTAGCGACCATCAACCCAAGCATCTTGGGTATGATTGAGAGCCTTGGCGGCCCAATCATCGCTATGCTGCTGTTCATCATGCCGATGTACGCTATTAAGAAAGTGCCAGCAATGCGCAAATACTCTGGCGCAATCAGCAACGTATTCATCGTTATTATCGGCCTGATCTCTATTTCAGCAATCTTCTACTCTCTGGCTCAATAA
- a CDS encoding YajQ family cyclic di-GMP-binding protein encodes MPSFDIVSEVDFVEIRNAVENSSRELETRFDFRGVEASFKFEKEVVKISTESDYQLTQLVSILRANLARRHVDAQAMDQKETTRTGKSFSCNVEFKQGVDTAVAKKIIKLIKDEKLKVQASIQGDKVRVTGKKRDDLQAVMALVRGAELGQSFQFDNFRD; translated from the coding sequence ATGCCATCTTTTGATATTGTTTCTGAAGTCGACTTCGTTGAAATCCGCAATGCCGTAGAAAACTCTTCTCGTGAACTGGAAACCCGTTTTGACTTCCGTGGTGTAGAAGCAAGCTTCAAGTTTGAGAAAGAAGTCGTTAAAATTTCAACCGAATCTGATTACCAGCTCACCCAGCTGGTCTCCATTCTTCGTGCCAACCTTGCCAGACGCCATGTTGATGCCCAGGCTATGGATCAAAAAGAGACGACTCGCACAGGCAAGTCCTTTTCTTGTAACGTTGAGTTCAAGCAAGGCGTAGATACAGCTGTTGCGAAAAAAATCATCAAGCTCATTAAAGATGAAAAACTTAAGGTACAAGCATCAATCCAAGGTGATAAGGTACGAGTAACAGGCAAAAAGCGCGATGATCTTCAAGCCGTTATGGCACTTGTTCGCGGTGCAGAGCTGGGCCAGTCCTTCCAGTTCGATAACTTCCGTGACTAA